The Drosophila suzukii unplaced genomic scaffold, CBGP_Dsuzu_IsoJpt1.0 scf_9, whole genome shotgun sequence genome includes a window with the following:
- the LOC139355115 gene encoding uncharacterized protein, translating to MRDFRSRLEEHGGGIGTFALKKECEFAFIPPRAPHFGGLWHLFFRTVGKDILTADELGTLLTSVEAVLNSRPFGAISSDPNDGEALSPGHLLIGGALLAPPSAALPDQLSPTCMRRWRSVLSLRHRFWQRLSREYASSLQARKKWHRGSSHRRRRGQSSAAAVDDWACRGGTRRR from the coding sequence ATGAGAGACTTCCGGTCCCGATTGGAAGAGCACGGCGGCGGTATCGGAACATTCGCATTAAAAAAAGAATGCGAGTTTGCGTTCATACCGCCCAGAGCACCTCACTTCGGCGGACTATGGCACCTGTTCTTTCGGACGGTCGGCAAAGACATCCTGACCGCGGATGAGCTCGGAACTCTCCTCACCAGCGTGGAGGCAGTCCTCAATTCCAGGCCCTTCGGAGCGATCAGCAGCGATCCGAACGACGGCGAAGCCCTAAGCCCAGGCCATCTTCTGATCGGCGGCGCCCTTCTAGCTCCACCATCAGCAGCGCTCCCGGACCAACTCAGCCCAACCTGCATGCGACGATGGCGCAGTGTCTTGTCTCTCAGGCACAGGTTTTGGCAGCGATTGTCCCGGGAGTACGCCTCCAGCCTCCAGGCGAGGAAAAAGTGGCACCGTGGGAGCTCTCATCGTCGTCGTCGAGGACAATCTTCCGCCGCAGCAGTGGACGATTGGGCGTGTCGTGGCGGTACACGTCGGCGCTGA